The Deltaproteobacteria bacterium PRO3 genome contains the following window.
ACCCCGAGGCCGAGTACCTCGAGAAATCCGGCTTCCCCGGCCAATTCCCCTTCACCCGCGGCGTCCAGCCCACCATGTACCGCGGCCGGCATTGGACGATGCGCATGTACGCCGGCTTCGGCACCGCCGAAGAGTCCAACGAGCGCTACCGCTACCTCATCGCCAACGGCGGGACGGGCCTCTCGGTGGCCTTCGACCTGCCCACGCAAATGGGCTACGACAGCGACTCGCCGCGGGCCATGGGCGAGGTCGGCAAGTCGGGCGTCGCCATCGACTCGCTGGAGGACATGGAGATCCTGTTCAAGGAAATCCCCCTCGACAAAGTCAGCACCTCGATGACCATCAACTCGACGGCCTCGATCCTGCTGGCCCTCTACATGGCGGTGGCCGAGAAGCAGGGCGTCGCATGGAGCGCTCTCAACGGGACCCTCCAAAACGACATTCTGAAGGAATACATCGCACAAAAGGAGTTCTTGTATCCACCGCGGCCCTCGATGCGCCTGGTGACCGATGTCGTCGAATTCGCGGCGCGGCAGGTTCCGAAGTACAACCCCATTTCCATTAGCGGGTACCACATCCGAGAAGCCGGCTCCACCGCCGTTCAGGAGTTGGCCTTCACGCTCCGCGACGGCATGGAGTATGTCGATTGGGCGCTCCAACGCGGCCTTGGGATCGACGAATTCGCCCCCCGCCTCAGTTTCTTTTTCAACGCTCACAACGACTTCTTCGAGGAGATCGCC
Protein-coding sequences here:
- a CDS encoding methylmalonyl-CoA mutase, with product MTKFDDAKKNWEEKTLKKNLEKNPEAKPKFETTSGIEMQRLFTPSFPADPEAEYLEKSGFPGQFPFTRGVQPTMYRGRHWTMRMYAGFGTAEESNERYRYLIANGGTGLSVAFDLPTQMGYDSDSPRAMGEVGKSGVAIDSLEDMEILFKEIPLDKVSTSMTINSTASILLALYMAVAEKQGVAWSALNGTLQNDILKEYIAQKEFLYPPRPSMRLVTDVVEFAARQVPKYNPISISGYHIREAGSTAVQELAFTLRDGMEYVDWALQRGLGIDEFAPRLSFFFNAHNDFFEEIAKYRAARRMWARAMKDRYGARDERSMKLRFHTQTAGCSLTWQQPYNNVVRTAIQALAAVMGGTQSLHTNSLDEAYALPSEQAVTLALRTQQIIACETGVPAVADPLGGSHFVEALTDEVERRASEYIDRIDAMGGMIAAIEQGYPQAEIAEASYNYQREVEREERLIVGVNCYTQPNEPGLETLRIDETAERAQTAKLR